TGATCGAACAGAACCAGACCGCCGCCCACGGCCTTGCATGGCTCGCCACCTATGCCCAATCGCTGACCCAGATGCAGAAATGGGCCGAGAACCTGACCGCCGCAGGCAAGTTCTCCGAGGTCGAGCAGCTGATCCACCAGATCGCCTTTGGCGAGTATCTTTGGCAGCTCTACGGCGGCATTCCGATGTCCCAGGGTGAAATTCTGCGCCTGCAAGATATCGGCCTGACCCAGGACGATCAGCGTGCCATGATGTCGCCCGAGATCATGACCCTGACCCAGTCCGGCAACACCCAGGCCGCCCGCACGCGGCTAGTCGAGCTGATGCAGGAACGCTCCGCCGAGATCATCATCGGGGCCTCCGGCCTCGACGACGAGCTGGAGATGATCCGCGAACAGTTCCGCCGCTTCTCCATCGACAAGGTCGAGCCCTACGCCCATGACTGGCATCTCAAGGACGAGCTGATCCCGATGGAGATCATCGAAGAGATGGCCGAGCTGGGCGTCTTCGGCCTGACCATCCCAGAGGAATACGGCGGCTTCGGCCTCTCCAAGGCCTCCATGTGTGTTGTCTCAGAGGAACTATCGCGCGGCTATATCGGCGTCGGCTCCCTCGGCACCCGATCCGAGATCGCGGCAGAGCTGATCCTGTGCGGCGGCACCGAGGAGCAGAAGCAGAAATGGCTGCCGCAGCTCGCCTCCGCAGAAACCCTGCCCACGGCCGTGTTCACCGAGCCGAATACAGGCTCCGATCTTGGCAGCTTGCGCACCCGCGCCGTTAAAGACGGCGACGACTACAAGGTGACCGGCAACAAGACCTGGATCACCCACGCCACCCGCACGCAAATCATGACCCTGCTGGCCCGGACCGACCCCGAGACGACGAACTACAAGGGCCTGTCCATGTTCATCGCCGAGAAGACCCCCGGCACAGACGACAACCCCTTCCCCACCCCCGGCATGACCGGCGGCGAGATCGAGGTGCTGGGTTATCGCGGCATGAAGGAATACGAGCTGGCGTTTGATGACTTCCACGTTAAGGGCGAGAACCTGCTTGGCGGGGCCGAGGGTCAGGGCTTCAAGCAGCTGATGCAAACCTTCGAGTCCGCCCGCATCCAGACCGCGGCCCGCGCCGTGGGCGTCGCGCAATCGGCCATCGACGTGGCCATGCAATACGCGCTCGACCGCAAGCAGTTCGGCAAGGCGCTGATCAACTTCCCCCGCGTCTCCGGCAAGCTCGCGATGATGGCGGTGGAAACCACAATTGCCCGCCAGCTGACCTACTTCTCGGCCCACGAGAAGGACAATGACCGTCGCTGCGATCTGGAGGCCGGCATGGCCAAGCTGCTCGGCGCACGCGTCGCGTGGGCCTCGGCCGACAACGCTCTGCAGATCCATGGCGGCAACGGCTTCGCGCTGGAGTACAAAGTCAGCCGCATCCTGTGTGACGCGCGCATTCTCAACATCTTTGAGGGTGCCGCGGAGATTCAGGCCCAGGTCATCGCCCGCCGCCTGCTCGATTGATCCCAAAGCGGTTCTCTGCGTAGGCTGTGTGATCGTTTACGCAGGAGCTGCCCCATGCCACAGACCGTCTTCGTCACGGGGGCCACCGGCTACGTCGCCAAGCATGTCGTCCTGCAACTGCTGGACGCGGGGCACACCGTCATCGGGTCCACCCGCGCGCCAGAGCGCGAGGCAGAGCTGCGCGCGGCGCTTGGCCCGCATCTCCAGACGCCCGGTACTATAGACAATCTCAGCGTCACTGCGCTTGACCTGACCCGCGATGACGGCTGGGCGGATGCTGTGTCCGGCGCTGACGCGTTGATCCACACCGCGTCGCCCTTCCCGATGTCCCAGCCAAAGGATGAGGAAGACCTGATCCGTCCCGCCATCGACGGCACCCGGCGCGCGTTGACGGCGGCGCGGGACGCAGGCGTCACGCGCGTCGTGCTGACATCATCGGTGGTGGCCATCGGACAAGCGGTGACGCCCGCGCGCGGGCATTTCGACGAGACCGACTGGAGCGATCTCACCCACCCCACAGCCAGCCCCTACGCGAAGTCCAAAACCCTCGCCGAGCAGGCCGCGTGGGACTTCGCGGGCGAGCATCCCGAGCTGCAACTCACCACGATCAACCCCGGTCTGATCATCGGCCCGCCGCTGGACGCCCATTTCGGGACCTCCATCAAGATCGTCGAGCGTCTGCTGAAGGGCAGCGATCCGATGCTGCCGAACATGGGGTTCAGTGTTGTTGACGTGCGCGATGTGGCGAAGATGCATGTCGATGCGCTGACGGCCCCCGAGAGCGTTGGCAAGCGGCTGATCGCGGTCGCGGACTCGATCTGGTTTCGGGACATCGCCCAGACGCTGGTCGACGCCTATCCCGACCGCAAGATTGCCACGCGGGTCGCCCCGGATGTGGTGATGCGCGGGCTTGCGCTGTTCGACAAATCGATCAAATCCATCGTGCCGGAGCTGGGGCGATGCCCGAAATTCTCCACCCGCCTGTCCCGCGAGGTGCTTGGCATGGACTTCCGCGACCCGGAAACATCGATCCGGGAGACCGCCGCGTATCTCGTGGACAACGGCCTCGTCTGAAGGGGGCCACAAGAAAAGGGACGGCGGATGGACCCACCGTCCCTTTGAGGGTTTTATTCGTTGAGAATGGTAATCGCCTTCACGTTGACGAATTCTTTCATGCCGAAGCCACCGTGCTCACGCCCATAGCCGGAGTTCTTCACCCCGCCAAACGGCATGTTAGGTGAGGCGGCGCTGAACCCGTTGATGAACACCATTCCGGTGTCAAAATGCATCTCCGCCAAATGACGGGCGCGATCCAGATCCTTCGAGAAGATCGCGCCGCCAAGGCCAAACCGGCTGTCATTGGCGATCCGCATCGCGTCCTCTTCGTCCTTGGCCCGGATCAGGGCGGCAGCGGGGCCAAACAGTTCGTCATCATAGGCGGGCTGACCGGGGGCGACATCGCCAAGCACCGTGGCGGGGTACCACCAGCCATCTCGGTCCGGGATCTCGCCGCCACAAAGAAGGCTCGCGCCATTCTCGATGCTCTCCTGCACTTGACTGTGAAGCTCATCGCGCAGGTCCTCGCGGGCCATCGGCCCAAGACCCTGCTCGGACTCCATCGGGTCGACCATCTCCATGTCTTTCATGGCGGCGACAAATTGCTCCTTGAAGGCGTCGAATACGGCGTCGACCACCACGAAGCGCTTGGCGGCCACACAGGTCTGGCCGTTGTTGAACGTGCGCCCGATGACGCATTGCTTGACGGCTTGTTCCAGATCCGCGTCCTCAAGCACGATATAGGCGTCGTTCGATCCCAGCTCGAGCACGGTTTTCTTCAGCACCGCGCCCGCCTTTTTGCCGATGATCTTGCCCGCGCCGGGGCTGCCGGTCAGGGTAACGCCGCGCACCGCGTCATGTTCCAGCACCTTGTCGGACTGGTCGTGGTCGATCACCAGAACCTTGAACAGATCGGCGGGCAGCCCCGCCTCGCGGTACAGCTCCTCCAGCCGCAGCCCGCAGCCGGTGACACTTTCGGCATGTTTCAGCAGAACGCCGTTGCCCGCCATAAGGTTCGCGATCGAATAGCGCACGACCTGGTAGATCGGGAAGTTCCAAGGCTGGATACCGTAGATCACTCCGATGGGGCGGTAGGCGACGTGGCCTTTCACGCCGCCCTCGTAGGGACGTTCCTCTGTCTTGAGCTCGTCGGGGCCGTTATCGGCGGTATAGTCGCAAATCGCGGCGCATAGTTGCAGCTCCGTGCGTGACTGGCTGCGCAGCTTGCCCATCTCGCGGGTCATCAGTTCCGACAGCTCGTCCTCGTGGTCACGCAGCGCCTGACCGATGGCGCGGATGATCTCGGCGCGCTTGGCCGGGGTCTCGTGGCGCCATGTCTCGAAGGCCTTGTGGCACGCTTCGACCCCCGCGATGGCGGCGTCGGTCTCCATCAGGGGATACTCCTGCAAGGGGCTCCCGTCGGTCGGGTCAATTGTCTGGATGACGGCGTCTTGGCTCATATCTTTCATCGGGCATTTCTCCTGTGGGGCGATTCGTGGTTCAACGCCGCCCGGGTCGCTGGCGTTCCCCCTTGCGCCATTTCGGCTCTCGCCGCACAGTGGACGCATGCGTCTGATCTGCCTTATCACCCTGAGTTTGCTTGGCTATTGCAAGGATGAAACGGTCTCCGGCTATGCGGGCACCGAAACCATCTGGCTGCTGCAAAGCATCGACGAGGCATCCTTCCCCGCCCGCGCGACGCTCACTTTCCCGGAAGAGGGCCGCATCGCGGGCGACGGGCCGTGCAATCGCTTCTTCGCCACCCAAACTGTGCCGTACCCGTGGTTCGAAATCGGCCCTATCGGCAGCACGAAGCGCGCCTGCCCAGCGCTCGCGGCCGAGCAGGCCTATTTCAAAGCGCTGGCAAACATGACCTTGGCAGAGGTCGCGGGCACGACCCTGATCCTGTCAAATCCCGATGGCGGGCAGATGGTCTTTACAGCGAACTGAAGCGCCGCGCTTCTGGCTTCGTTTTGGCAAAAATACTCACGGCCCGCCGCCCGCACTCAGAGCCTGCACCAGCCTGTCGCGTGACGCGGGCAACGGCTTATTGCCAAGCTGCGGCGCCATCCAGGTCTGCAGAAAATGCCCGGTCGTGGCCAGCGCCGCGGGCACGTCGTCGAGACGCCCGTCCCCCACGCCGCGCAAGCATGCGGGCAATGCCAGCAGCCGGTCGGCCCACTCTCCGGCCCCCTGCCGAGACACCGCGCGCCCTGTACGGGGCGAGACATAGATCAGCTCTTGCATCGATCCGGTGACCGCGCAGCTTTCCAGATCAAGGCCAAAGCCCAGCTCTTCCAAGAGCGCCAGCTCCCATTGCACATAGGCCAGCTGCCACGCGTCGGTCTCCCCCAGCAGATCAAAAACCAGAAGCGAGCGGTCATATAGCTCCGGGTGCGGGTCGCGCTCACCCAGTGCAAACTGCAACAAGCCGCAGAGCGCGTTGAGCCCCGCGAGCGCTTTTC
The nucleotide sequence above comes from Litoreibacter ponti. Encoded proteins:
- a CDS encoding acyl-CoA dehydrogenase family protein → MPHDGQDMTLETTTSAVLPNLLTLTAAALPPVDALLDKAREAVRAQVTENGRISGALIEQNQTAAHGLAWLATYAQSLTQMQKWAENLTAAGKFSEVEQLIHQIAFGEYLWQLYGGIPMSQGEILRLQDIGLTQDDQRAMMSPEIMTLTQSGNTQAARTRLVELMQERSAEIIIGASGLDDELEMIREQFRRFSIDKVEPYAHDWHLKDELIPMEIIEEMAELGVFGLTIPEEYGGFGLSKASMCVVSEELSRGYIGVGSLGTRSEIAAELILCGGTEEQKQKWLPQLASAETLPTAVFTEPNTGSDLGSLRTRAVKDGDDYKVTGNKTWITHATRTQIMTLLARTDPETTNYKGLSMFIAEKTPGTDDNPFPTPGMTGGEIEVLGYRGMKEYELAFDDFHVKGENLLGGAEGQGFKQLMQTFESARIQTAARAVGVAQSAIDVAMQYALDRKQFGKALINFPRVSGKLAMMAVETTIARQLTYFSAHEKDNDRRCDLEAGMAKLLGARVAWASADNALQIHGGNGFALEYKVSRILCDARILNIFEGAAEIQAQVIARRLLD
- a CDS encoding SDR family oxidoreductase, which gives rise to MPQTVFVTGATGYVAKHVVLQLLDAGHTVIGSTRAPEREAELRAALGPHLQTPGTIDNLSVTALDLTRDDGWADAVSGADALIHTASPFPMSQPKDEEDLIRPAIDGTRRALTAARDAGVTRVVLTSSVVAIGQAVTPARGHFDETDWSDLTHPTASPYAKSKTLAEQAAWDFAGEHPELQLTTINPGLIIGPPLDAHFGTSIKIVERLLKGSDPMLPNMGFSVVDVRDVAKMHVDALTAPESVGKRLIAVADSIWFRDIAQTLVDAYPDRKIATRVAPDVVMRGLALFDKSIKSIVPELGRCPKFSTRLSREVLGMDFRDPETSIRETAAYLVDNGLV
- a CDS encoding NAD-dependent succinate-semialdehyde dehydrogenase, with the protein product MKDMSQDAVIQTIDPTDGSPLQEYPLMETDAAIAGVEACHKAFETWRHETPAKRAEIIRAIGQALRDHEDELSELMTREMGKLRSQSRTELQLCAAICDYTADNGPDELKTEERPYEGGVKGHVAYRPIGVIYGIQPWNFPIYQVVRYSIANLMAGNGVLLKHAESVTGCGLRLEELYREAGLPADLFKVLVIDHDQSDKVLEHDAVRGVTLTGSPGAGKIIGKKAGAVLKKTVLELGSNDAYIVLEDADLEQAVKQCVIGRTFNNGQTCVAAKRFVVVDAVFDAFKEQFVAAMKDMEMVDPMESEQGLGPMAREDLRDELHSQVQESIENGASLLCGGEIPDRDGWWYPATVLGDVAPGQPAYDDELFGPAAALIRAKDEEDAMRIANDSRFGLGGAIFSKDLDRARHLAEMHFDTGMVFINGFSAASPNMPFGGVKNSGYGREHGGFGMKEFVNVKAITILNE
- a CDS encoding META domain-containing protein, with the translated sequence MRLICLITLSLLGYCKDETVSGYAGTETIWLLQSIDEASFPARATLTFPEEGRIAGDGPCNRFFATQTVPYPWFEIGPIGSTKRACPALAAEQAYFKALANMTLAEVAGTTLILSNPDGGQMVFTAN
- the recO gene encoding DNA repair protein RecO; this translates as MEWRSDGVLLSARRHGENAAIIDVLTRDHGRHAGVVRGGASRKMAPILQPGAQLDVSWRARLDAHLGAFTVEPIKSRAAAVMDDRKALAGLNALCGLLQFALGERDPHPELYDRSLLVFDLLGETDAWQLAYVQWELALLEELGFGLDLESCAVTGSMQELIYVSPRTGRAVSRQGAGEWADRLLALPACLRGVGDGRLDDVPAALATTGHFLQTWMAPQLGNKPLPASRDRLVQALSAGGGP